One stretch of Macrotis lagotis isolate mMagLag1 chromosome 7, bilby.v1.9.chrom.fasta, whole genome shotgun sequence DNA includes these proteins:
- the LOC141492487 gene encoding sterile alpha motif domain-containing protein 9-like, whose amino-acid sequence MAEQLNLPEDTDVWTVEDVFQWVTGKLKLNSKYGEILKNEEVNGMSLKRSIKQDLVDMGIKHGPALQIINMFKELNSDHSKQTVGERKGKKNQTDSKTDTSSKLKVCESSEAKSANETKNQLEESKDDLPYIGQSCSPYPFDSFHKSFRYREHYILIQPETGLFNLIDPVHEYKALTNTEAATEEDIKMKFSNEIFRFASACMNSRTNGTIHFGVKDKPHGEIVGVKCTGENKSKFVDHFYKKMEDYFGKEGIREAKDCIRPPRFVEVLLKNNVISDRFVIEVDIIPKHSICEKKYFEIKMQTYKENRWEKNTELSLFVRDATSSKDIYANPKQKEGHFKEFLKGLEQRDESRKTAEDNQSKEPKTEGEGRKLIHLLTGDQDLDNSYYNWYILVVNKGHPNQIEHLDFLKEIPWFAVLEFDPESVTNGVAKAYRKTRAANLHFPNQYQDPTVSIREKIENLNLFRKPSWIFCNGRADINKEDYQPLEFHSWFKKRAIKVRELIKFLTCEDIMQPEKFLVVFLLLSPVEDPNDPLIDTFSTFYLELGGMDDILSISVTPQIGLQWKDLLQGRFTTTDLTNRCITTLSLEQLNGTILTLKPQTESPSRFLPSNGSSIILQKKDEDSMTALEILCENECKGTDIEKNETKFIEFQKSQEEHFYLGGKVSWWNFYFSSENYSSPFIKRDSYDRLKEMIQSLAKSPRETCVEVINLYHHPGCGGTTLAMHVLWELKNKFRCAVLKSRTTDFEDIGIQVKTLLTYCWEDQQDYLPVLLLVDDFEEQETVSDLRNHISSVIEEAYIQQEMPLVMILNCMRSQRPEKDAKNPDSVAVINKLSDKERRAFDSKFKEIEKEHQNCRDFYSFMIMKENFDRKYIENVVKHILKGLNVDSKEGQLISFLSLLNSYISDSDISVVHCEKFLGLTNQREFWIRRCLEDKMGNYSTILIRSKVVDCRRDEGVRIIHPLIASHCLEELKHTFEMAKSDIALRLLNENVFYQPGIRRHKFLQIVQMLLLKRPKEYSKETLNPRRDINTLFSPFIVDIQKEEGNDQVQKVLLEGTIRFENYAMIYQALARHFYINENNFEDAIHWAEEAKKRSPGNSFVSDTLGQVYKSQLIFYKDRIQQERIVSPQELEELLIIAVKALEAFKESQKHNEYRDPETGQYHRSKRKGRMYNTSCYFGEIEVGLQIIQLLEKVPLFDQRSKSSKWFIVQILCGNNGFLLDSSIQQNEYCPVIKKYIFNLNDIQSRLKRAFDTLQDYFTLLKVRDSEKEIVEEKNQAKMKGLLRQYISTFFNSDTLQSMRSFGTTFSEMICWRELEASNAVRFSGLLKYLTENQKNAVNMETIVNKYTLLIEKANSTQTRAKQNFILSSIILNCLKPNSKLIQPLDKLKKMLQEVLQQLGFHHSHSEPYFLATLLFWPENQRLDEHSRQMGKYITSLRRIFGEKYGQMCRAKQPFTHFYLGRGKGLSQLIHKEKIEQCFSDESDLRALWQRGDIWREEKVKDLLLRLDGRVENDCIYIDHGTKENVEIPIQPAFLGQLRHGRSMERVSFYLGFSSGGPTAYDIKII is encoded by the coding sequence ATGGCTGAACAACTGAATCTGCCTGAAGATACAGATGTCTGGACAGTTGAAGATGTTTTTCAGTGGGTAACAGGAAAACTTAAACTGAACTCAAAATATGGCGagatcttgaaaaatgaagaggtAAATGGAATGAGTTTAAAACGCAGCATTAAACAGGATCTTGTTGACATGGGCATAAAACATGGACCTGCCctacaaataataaatatgtttaaGGAATTGAATTCTGATCATTCTAAGCAGacagtgggagaaagaaaaggcaaaaagaatCAAACAGACTCAAAGACAGATACCAGCAGTAAACTTAAAGTCTGTGAGTCATCAGAGGCCAAGTCTGCTAACGAAACTAAAAACCAACTTGAGGAATCAAAGGATGACCTGCCATATATAGGGCAATCATGTTCACCATATCCTTTTGACAGCTTCCATAAAAGCTTCCGTTACAGAGAGCATTATATTCTTATCCAACCCGAAACAGGTTTATTCAATCTCATCGATCCAGTCCATGAATACAAAGCACTGACTAATACTGAGGCAGCAACTGAGGAAGATATCAAAATGAAATTCAGCAATGAAATCTTTCGATTTGCTTCAGCCTGTATGAATTCCCGTACCAATGGCACTATTCATTTTGGTGTAAAAGACAAGCCCCATGGAGAAATTGTTGGGGTGAAGTgcactggggaaaataaaagtaaatttgtTGACCACTTCTACAAGAAGATGGAGGACTATTTTGGTAAGGAAGGCATTAGGGAAGCAAAGGATTGCATTAGACCACCAAGGTTTGTGGAAGTCTTATTGAAGAACAATGTCATATCTGACAGATTCGTCATTGAAGTAGATATCATTCCAAAACACtctatttgtgaaaaaaaatatttcgAAATTAAGATGCAAACTTATAAAGAGAACAGATGGGAGAAAAATACTGAATTATCTCTGTTTGTGAGGGATGCCACTAGTTCTAAAGACATCTATGCTAATCCAAAGCAAAAAGAAGggcattttaaagaatttttaaaaggtttagaGCAACGGGATGAGTCCAGAAAAACAGCAGAAGACAATCAATCAAAAGAACCAAAAACAGAAGGTGAGGGAAGAAAGCTGATTCATCTTCTCACAGGAGACCAAGACTTAGATAATTCTTACTATAATTGGTACATTCTGGTGGTAAATAAGGGCCATCCAAATCAAATTGAGCACTTGGACTTCCTAAAGGAAATTCCATGGTTTGCTGTGTTAGAGTTTGATCCTGAATCTGTGACCAATGGGGTTGCTAAAGCTTACCGGAAGACCCGAGCAGCTAATCTTCACTTTCCAAACCAATACCAAGACCCTACAGTCtcaattagggaaaaaattgaaaatctgaATCTTTTTAGGAAACCCAGCTGGATCTTCTGCAATGGCAGGGCAGACATTAACAAAGAAGATTATCAAcctttagaatttcattcttggtTTAAAAAGAGAGCTATTAAAGTCCGggaattaattaaatttcttaCATGTGAAGACATAATGCAACCTGAAAAGTTTTTAGTAGTGTTTCTATTGCTATCTCCAGTAGAGGATCCGAATGATCCTCTTATTGATACATTTTCTACTTTCTACCTAGAATTAGGAGGAATGGATGACATACTGTCTATCTCAGTCACTCCACAAATAGGTTTGCAATGGAAAgatcttttgcaaggcagattCACAACCACCGATCTCACAAACAGATGCATCACCACTTTAAGTCTTGAACAATTAAATGGTACAATTCTTACACTAAAACCCCAGACTGAATCTCCTTCTAGATTTTTGCCATCAAATGGCTCTTCTATTATTCTTCAGAAGAAAGATGAAGACTCTATGACAGCACTGGAAATCCTCTGTGAAAACGAATGCAAAGGTACAgacatagagaaaaatgaaaccaaattCATTGAATTCCAGAAATCCCAAGAGGAACATTTTTATCTAGGTGGAAAAGTTTCATGGTGGAACttctatttttcctctgaaaactatTCTTCACCTTTTATCAAGAGGGATAGTTATGACAGACTTAAAGAGATGATACAATCTTTAGCAAAATCCCCAAGGGAAACCTGCGTAGAAGTAATCAATCTGTATCATCATCCAGGTTGTGGAGGAACCACATTAGCAATGCACGTTCTCTGGGAACTGAAGAATAAATTCCGATGTGCTGTGCTGAAAAGTAGAACAACTGACTTTGAAGATATTGGAATACAGGTGAAGACTTTACTCACTTATTGCTGGGAGGACCAACAAGACTACTTACCTGTACTCCTGCTGGTAGATGATTTTGAAGAACAAGAAACCGTGTCTGATTTACGCAATCATATTAGCTCGGTCATTGAAGAAGCTTATATTCAACAGGAGATGCCTTTGGTAATGATTTTAAATTGCATGAGATCCCAGAGACCAGAAAAGGATGCTAAAAACCCTGATAGTGTTGCAGTGATAAACAAGCTCTCTGACAAAGAACGAAGAGCATTTGATTCCAAATTTAAGGAAATTGAAAAGGAGCACCAAAACTGTAGAGACTTTTATTCCTTTATgatcatgaaagaaaattttgataGGAAGTACATTGAGAATGTTGTGAAACACATCCTAAAAGGATTGAATGTTGACAGCAAAGAAGGAcaattaatttctttcctttctctgcttAATTCTTACATTTCGGATTCTGACATCTCTGTGGTCCATTGTGAGAAGTTCTTAGGCTTAACCAACCAAAGGGAATTTTGGATCAGAAGGTGCTTAGAAGACAAAATGGGGAACTACTCTACAATTCTTATCCGTTCCAAAGTGGTAGATTGTCGGAGGGATGAAGGGGTCCGAATCATTCACCCTTTAATTGCCAGTCACTGTTTGGAAGAATTGAAACACACCTTTGAAATGGCAAAGAGTGATATTGCACTGAGACtattaaatgaaaatgtattttatcaaCCCGGAATAAGAAGACACAAATTTTTACAGATTGTACAGATGCTACTGTTGAAAAGACCGAAGGAATATAGTAAAGAAACACTGAACCCAAGGAGGgatataaatactttattttctcctttcattgtGGATATCCagaaagaagaagggaatgaTCAGGTTCAGAAAGTCTTACTGGAAGGAACTATCAGATTTGAGAATTATGCAATGATCTATCAAGCCTTAGCCAGacatttttatattaatgaaaataattttgaagatgCCATTCATTGGGCAGAGGAAGCAAAGAAGAGAAGTCCAGGGAATTCCTTTGTCTCTGATACACTTGGTCAAGTCTATAAAAGCCAGCTTATCTTCTATAAGGATAGAATTCAGCAAGAGAGAATTGTATCTCCTCAGGAACTGGAAGAGCTCCTAATTATAGCTGTGAAAGCTTTGGAGGCCTTCAAAGAATCTCAGAAACACAATGAGTACAGAGACCCTGAAACTGGGCAATATCATAGATCTAAAAGGAAGGGTAGAATGTATAATACGTCTTGTTACTTTGGAGAAATAGAAGTTGGTTTGCAGATAATTCAACTTCTAGAGAAAGTTCCCCTCTTTGATCAAAGAAGTAAGTCTTCTAAATGGTTTATTGTCCAAATTTTGTGTGGAAACAATGGTTTTCTACTAGATTCTTCAATCCAGCAGAATGAATATTGCCCAGtgatcaaaaaatatatttttaatttaaatgatatTCAATCTCGTTTGAAAAGAGCTTTTGATACTCTCCAAGACTACTTTACTCTTCTGAAAGTAAGAGACAGTGAAAAGGAAATCGTGGAAGAAAAAAACCAGgctaaaatgaaagggttgttGAGACAATATATAAGTACATTCTTCAACTCGGATACTTTGCAATCAATGAGATCTTTTGGCACAACATTCTCAGAGATGATATGCTGGAGAGAGTTGGAGGCCTCTAATGCAGTTAGGTTTTCTGGGCTGCTGAAGTATCtcacagaaaatcagaaaaatgcaGTCAATATGGAAACTATAGTAAACAAGTATACATTActaatagaaaaagcaaattCAACCCAGACAAGAGCAAAACAGAACTTCATCTTGAGCAGTATAATTCTTAATTGTCTGAAACCTAATTCAAAACTCATACAGCCACttgataaactgaaaaaaatgcttcaagaaGTCTTGCAACAATTGGGGTTCCATCACTCCCATTCAGAACCTTACTTCCTGGCTACTCTCTTGTTCTGGCCAGAAAACCAACGACTGGATGAGCATTCCAGACAGATGGGAAAATACATCACTTCCCTGAGAAGGATCTTTGGGGAGAAGTATGGTCAGATGTGTCGGGCTAAGCAACCATTCACACATTTTTATCTTGGGAGAGGTAAAGGTCTCAGTCAACTCattcacaaagaaaaaattgagCAGTGCTTCTCAGATGAGTCAGATTTAAGGGCCCTTTGGCAACGTGGAGATatatggagagaagagaaagtcaaAGATCTCTTGCTTCGGCTTGATGGCAGAGTTGAAAATGACTGTATCTATATAGACCATGGAACTAAAGAAAATGTGGAAATCCCAATACAACCTGCTTTCTTAGGTCAACTAAGACATGGCCGAAGCATGGAAAGAGTTTCTTTCTACCTGGGATTTTCTTCTGGAGGCCCAACAGCttatgatataaaaattatttaa